From the Xenorhabdus ishibashii genome, one window contains:
- a CDS encoding multidrug effflux MFS transporter, translating into MKKSENTISNSYLNQTASPNQKSELGFKLVLVLGMLSAIGALSTDIYLPLFPAMSHALVTTQAGIQLSLTSFMAGLAIGQLIIGPWSDAIGRRKLLLGGMILLTVASIACSLSANIEMLIISRFFQGAGGASGIVLTRAIVSDLSFGNKAAYYFNLMLAIQGAAPIVAPLIGGIAAYFPWQVVFIFMAVISLIITTLTFVYVPESLPDKSASGGNKNSLVKQFLKLFKNRTYMGYTLIFSSTFGALFAYISASPFIYQSMFKFSPGFFSIVFAINAGIMMFSSILSARWVERFGARTLVIIGVVTTFVLACLLLIVNYLSLYQLELTTAIFMMLMFTMAFIFGNAASLALTAVPDVRGAGSAILGALQFGAASLTAFLTGLGKSVSLFPISIVLIGCGIITLFSLMLVRVRR; encoded by the coding sequence GTGAAAAAATCAGAAAACACAATAAGTAACAGTTATTTAAATCAAACCGCTTCACCTAACCAAAAGAGTGAACTGGGATTCAAACTTGTTCTGGTTCTGGGAATGTTGAGTGCCATTGGCGCTCTTTCAACCGACATATACCTTCCTTTATTCCCCGCCATGTCACATGCACTAGTCACGACTCAGGCTGGTATTCAATTAAGTCTAACTTCCTTTATGGCGGGTCTTGCAATTGGACAATTAATCATTGGTCCCTGGTCGGATGCTATTGGCAGGAGAAAACTGTTATTAGGTGGCATGATTTTGCTAACTGTAGCATCAATTGCTTGTTCATTATCTGCAAATATTGAGATGTTAATCATTAGCCGCTTTTTTCAAGGTGCTGGTGGCGCATCAGGTATTGTTCTGACACGAGCCATTGTTTCCGACCTCAGTTTCGGTAACAAAGCCGCTTACTATTTCAATCTAATGCTGGCAATACAAGGTGCAGCACCAATAGTTGCTCCATTGATAGGAGGAATTGCTGCTTATTTCCCGTGGCAGGTTGTATTTATCTTTATGGCGGTTATTTCACTGATAATTACCACCTTAACGTTCGTTTATGTACCGGAAAGTTTACCGGATAAATCAGCATCTGGTGGCAATAAGAACAGTCTGGTTAAGCAATTTTTAAAACTGTTCAAAAATAGAACCTATATGGGATATACCCTAATATTCTCCTCTACTTTTGGGGCACTGTTTGCCTATATTTCAGCATCACCTTTTATATACCAGTCCATGTTTAAATTCAGTCCTGGATTTTTTTCCATTGTATTTGCGATTAATGCCGGAATTATGATGTTCAGCAGCATACTGAGTGCCCGATGGGTTGAGCGGTTCGGTGCCAGAACGCTTGTCATAATTGGTGTTGTAACCACTTTCGTCTTAGCTTGTTTGCTACTGATTGTGAATTATCTCAGCCTCTATCAGCTTGAGTTAACGACGGCAATTTTCATGATGCTTATGTTTACGATGGCATTTATTTTTGGCAATGCAGCTAGTTTAGCATTAACAGCAGTTCCTGATGTAAGAGGGGCTGGCTCTGCTATCCTCGGTGCTCTTCAATTTGGCGCGGCTTCTTTGACGGCATTTTTAACTGGTCTTGGCAAATCTGTGTCTC
- the dinB gene encoding DNA polymerase IV yields MRKIIHIDMDCFFAAIEMRDNPSLRDIPVAVGGSADRRGVISTANYPARRFGVHSAMSTAMALKLCPQLKVIPGRMAHYKEISQHIRQIFSRYTELIEPLSLDEAYLDVTNCHYCHGSATLIAQEIRQIIFDELQLTASAGVAPVRFLAKIASDINKPNGQYVISPEQVEAFVNSLPLRKIPGVGKVTAKRLSDMGLETCSDVQRYDKLILIKSLGKFGLSLWERCHGIDERPITQERLRKSVGVERTLAQDIHQWHECVELIEKLYPELKKRLEKVKPDLRIARQGIKLKFDDFQLTTQEHVHPMLDKHDLIQIARQAWETRREGRGVRLVGLHVTLQNPQLERQLLLEW; encoded by the coding sequence ATGCGAAAAATTATTCATATTGATATGGATTGCTTTTTTGCTGCCATCGAAATGCGGGATAATCCTTCCCTTCGCGATATTCCGGTTGCAGTTGGCGGGAGCGCTGATCGAAGGGGGGTAATTAGCACGGCAAATTACCCTGCCCGTCGTTTTGGGGTGCATAGTGCGATGTCCACCGCCATGGCATTAAAGCTTTGCCCCCAATTGAAAGTTATTCCTGGCAGAATGGCGCATTATAAAGAAATATCTCAACATATCCGCCAAATTTTTTCCCGTTACACTGAATTGATTGAACCTCTTTCTTTAGATGAAGCCTATTTGGATGTGACGAATTGCCATTATTGTCACGGTTCTGCCACGTTGATTGCTCAAGAAATTCGTCAGATAATTTTTGATGAATTGCAGTTAACCGCTTCCGCAGGCGTTGCACCCGTCAGGTTTTTAGCCAAAATTGCTTCTGATATCAATAAACCCAATGGGCAATATGTTATTTCTCCTGAACAAGTAGAGGCTTTTGTTAACTCATTGCCATTACGCAAAATTCCTGGTGTCGGAAAAGTCACAGCCAAGCGTTTATCAGACATGGGATTGGAAACCTGTTCTGATGTGCAACGTTATGACAAGCTGATACTAATAAAAAGTTTGGGTAAGTTTGGATTGTCACTTTGGGAACGCTGTCACGGTATTGATGAAAGACCAATTACACAGGAACGCTTGCGTAAATCGGTTGGGGTAGAAAGAACTTTGGCGCAGGATATCCATCAATGGCATGAATGTGTGGAGCTGATTGAAAAACTTTATCCTGAGCTGAAAAAACGGCTGGAAAAGGTAAAGCCTGATCTCCGCATTGCCCGCCAAGGTATCAAATTAAAGTTTGATGATTTTCAATTGACAACACAGGAACATGTCCACCCTATGTTGGATAAACACGATCTGATTCAAATAGCCAGGCAGGCTTGGGAAACACGCAGGGAAGGGCGAGGAGTCAGGTTGGTAGGTCTGCATGTGACATTACAAAACCCACAACTGGAACGCCAGCTTTTATTGGAATGGTAA